One genomic region from Pongo abelii isolate AG06213 chromosome 4, NHGRI_mPonAbe1-v2.0_pri, whole genome shotgun sequence encodes:
- the LOC100431668 gene encoding small ribosomal subunit protein uS19-like, whose translation MAEVEEKQRTSRKFTYRGVDLRQLLDMSFEPPRQLYGARQLLRLNHGLRRNAEAQAALAAEAPTIGKQEVVKTHLRDMIIPPKMVGSSVGVYNGKTFNQVEIKLEMIGHYLGEFSITYKPEKHADANLNTP comes from the coding sequence ATGGCAGAGGTAGAGGAGAAGCAGCGGACCTCCCGCAAGTTCACCTACCGCGGTGTGGACCTGCGCCAGCTGCTGGACATGTCCTTTGAGCCGCCGAGGCAGCTGTACGGTGCACGCCAGCTGCTGCGGCTGAACCACGGCCTGCGGCGGAATGCTGAGGCGCAAGCCGCACTCGCTGCTGAGGCGCCGACCATAGGGAAGCAGGAAGTGGTGAAGACGCACCTGCGGGATATGATCATCCCTCCCAAGATGGTGGGCAGCAGCGTGGGCGTCTACAACGGCAAGACCTTCAACCAGGTGGAGATCAAGCTGGAGATGATCGGCCACTACCTGGGCGAGTTCTCCATCACCTACAAGCCCGAGAAGCACGCTGATGCAAATTTGAATACACCATGA